The Dermacentor albipictus isolate Rhodes 1998 colony chromosome 2, USDA_Dalb.pri_finalv2, whole genome shotgun sequence genome has a segment encoding these proteins:
- the LOC139055389 gene encoding uncharacterized protein isoform X1 — protein MLEADEIGDADPEGPSSASKKCRRRYCCVVGCHEQEGRNPNIRFYRFPSRPHEAERRARWITAVRRAGPDGKPWEPASNTRICSRHFVGNEKSNSASHPAYVPTVFPAAYNRPLPPDSSSHMERFQRWQKRGLKPSSCAAGSNVPDMQTASEETFDARSENPSTHTEQQKPAECSDYTGALADQTRADIHGGFLPASTRDDEGCPKPLKEDLTSAGTLQLETSAQSDDQQMVTRAVGPHTRSCYFAGYESIVSAPDALRSLCGVDSNVFSLLLSLLPTVRERTTDVTIENKLLMFLMKMKLGVSFTAIGVMFGVHESTACRIFYTILNTLAEVTKDWIYKPPIEDIKLSQPECFKKNYPECTLIIDCTEVKTETPSEVRQQHMLFSSYKSCYTLKFLVGIIQNGMIASASEPFGGRCFDTQITLDSGFLHIVEPGDMILADKGFPGIRTELAHKGVVMIMPPFSAGSGVPFSPEEMERTYSIASVRVHVERVIQRIKQYGILKHNIPISLISSMKEVFHMCCVLANLQPHIIAVT, from the exons atgctggaagcagacgaaatcggcgacgccgatccggaggGACCTAGCTCAGCATCGAAAAAGTGTCGCCGTCGATActgctgcgtcgtgggctgccatgaacaagaaggccggAATCCCAACATCCGATTCTATCGTttcccttcaaggcctcacgaagcggagcgtcgggcgcgctggataactgcagttcgtcgcgctgg TCCCGACGGCAAACCGTGGGAACCAGCGTCAAACACCAGGATATGCAGTCGCCACTTTGTGGGCAATGAGAAAAGCAATTCGGCCAGTCACCCCGCGTATGTGCCTACAGTCTTCCCCGCGGCCTACAACAGGCCTCTTCCGCCTGACTCTTCAAGCCACATGGAACGGTTTCAAAG GTGGCAGAAAAGGGGCCTGAAGCCGAGTTCCTGCGCTGCTGGGAGCAACGTTCCAGACATGCAAACTGCATCTGAGGAAACCTTCGACGCGAGAAGCGAAAAT CCATCAACCCACACTGAGCAACAGAAGCCTGCAGAGTGTTCAGACTACACTGGAGCTCTTGCCGACCAGACAAGAGCAGACATACACGGAGGCTTTCTCCCAGCATCAACTCGCGATGATGAAGGCTGCCCCAAACCTCTGAAAGAGGATTTGACTTCTGCAGGTACCTTGCAACTTGAAACATCAGCCCAAAGTGATGACCAGCAAATGGTTACACGCGCGGTTGGACCGCACACAAGGTCTTGCTACTTTGCTGGATATGAAAGCATTGTAAGTGCCCCTGATGCACTTCGAAGTTTGTGCGGGGTAGACAGCAAtgtgttttctttattgcttAGTCTTTTGCCAACTGTCAGGGAAAGAACAACTGATGTAACAATTGAAAACAAACTTCTCATGTTTCTCATGAAAATGAAACTAGGAGTATCTTTTACGGCCATTGGTGTCATGTTTGGGGTGCATGAGAGCACTGCCTGCCGCAtcttttatacaatactgaacaCATTGGCAGAAGTAACAAAAGATTGGATTTATAAGCCCCCTATTGAAGATATAAAACTTTCGCAGCCTGAATGCTTCAAGAAAAATTATCCAGAGTGCACTTTGATCATTGACTGCACTGAAGTTAAAACTGAAACACCATCTGAAGTCAGGCAGCAGCACATGCTGTTTTCTTCATACAAGAGTTGCTACACACTAAAATTTTTAGTTGGAATTATCCAAAATGGAATGATTGCTTCTGCATCTGAGCCTTTCGGCGGACGGTGCTTTGATACACAAATCACTCTTGATTCTGGTTTTCTTCACATCGTTGAACCAGGTGACATGATCTTGGCTGACAAAGGTTTCCCTGGTATCCGTACAGAGCTTGCTCACAAAGGAGTTGTCATGATCATGCCACCCTTCTCAGCTGGAAGTGGCGTCCCATTTTCTCCTGAAGAAATGGAGCGAACCTACAGCATTGCATCTGTACGCGTTCATGTTGAACGGGTGATTCAAAGAATTAAGCAATACGGCATCCTGAAACATAACATCCCAATTTCACTTATTTCGTCTATGAAGGAGGTTTTCCATATGTGCTGTGTTTTGGCAAATCTTCAACCTCACATAATTGCAGTGACATAA
- the LOC139055389 gene encoding THAP domain-containing protein 11-like isoform X2 has protein sequence MLEADEIGDADPEGPSSASKKCRRRYCCVVGCHEQEGRNPNIRFYRFPSRPHEAERRARWITAVRRAGPDGKPWEPASNTRICSRHFVGNEKSNSASHPAYVPTVFPAAYNRPLPPDSSSHMERFQRWQKRGLKPSSCAAGSNVPDMQTASEETFDARSENPSTHTEQQKPAECSDYTGALADQTRADIHGGFLPASTRDDEGCPKPLKEDLTSAGTLQLETSAQSDDQQMVTRAVGPHTRSCYFAGYESIVT, from the exons atgctggaagcagacgaaatcggcgacgccgatccggaggGACCTAGCTCAGCATCGAAAAAGTGTCGCCGTCGATActgctgcgtcgtgggctgccatgaacaagaaggccggAATCCCAACATCCGATTCTATCGTttcccttcaaggcctcacgaagcggagcgtcgggcgcgctggataactgcagttcgtcgcgctgg TCCCGACGGCAAACCGTGGGAACCAGCGTCAAACACCAGGATATGCAGTCGCCACTTTGTGGGCAATGAGAAAAGCAATTCGGCCAGTCACCCCGCGTATGTGCCTACAGTCTTCCCCGCGGCCTACAACAGGCCTCTTCCGCCTGACTCTTCAAGCCACATGGAACGGTTTCAAAG GTGGCAGAAAAGGGGCCTGAAGCCGAGTTCCTGCGCTGCTGGGAGCAACGTTCCAGACATGCAAACTGCATCTGAGGAAACCTTCGACGCGAGAAGCGAAAAT CCATCAACCCACACTGAGCAACAGAAGCCTGCAGAGTGTTCAGACTACACTGGAGCTCTTGCCGACCAGACAAGAGCAGACATACACGGAGGCTTTCTCCCAGCATCAACTCGCGATGATGAAGGCTGCCCCAAACCTCTGAAAGAGGATTTGACTTCTGCAGGTACCTTGCAACTTGAAACATCAGCCCAAAGTGATGACCAGCAAATGGTTACACGCGCGGTTGGACCGCACACAAGGTCTTGCTACTTTGCTGGATATGAAAGCATT GTGACATGA